GAGCGCTCTTCCAGCCTAATACATGCTTAGCACCTTCCGTCAGCATACCTTTAAATCCCATGCTGGCAACCAAGGCACCGATATCATTCGAATAAATCAAGCTTGAATTACGGAACACCTTCGGAGTCTGTCCGAATACCTGTTTGATCTTTTTCTTCATACGGTCTACTTCCTCCCGGAAACACTCCTCGTTAGCCAATGAAGACAAGCCATGTGAATAAGGTTCACACAAAAATTCGCAGCAACCGGTTTCATTCAACTGATGCAACAATTCGATCACTCTGGGAGCATACACTTCCAACTGTTCCATTGCCACACCTGAGATTGAAAATGCCACTTTAAATGCTCCGTTATTTTCTTTTGCCATTTCAAGCAAGGTTGTCAGAGCAGGAATATACGAACGTTCTGCAATATCACTGATACTGCGTTCGTTTTCATAATCATCATAATAGTAATGATCGGTACCTATATCAAAGCAGCGATAACGTTTCAGATGAATAATTTGATGTATTTCAAAATAAAGACAGATTGTTTTCATATCTAGTTATTGTTTTATTATTTACCGTAATTCTTTAAAACATCCTCGTAAAGTGCGCGGATTCGCAAACCGACTTTTTCCCATGTAATGCTGTCGACCTCCTTCTTTCCTTCTTCCTGAAGATATTTGAAAAGAGACTCGTTCGTACAAATAGAATAAATAGCATCGGCCATTGCATTGATATCCCAATAATCCGTTTTAATCACTTTATCAAGAATTTCACCGCATCCGGACTGCTTTGAGATAATAGAAGGCGTTCCGCACTGCATAGCTTCCAACGGAGCAATACCAAAAGGTTCGGAAACGGAAGGCATCACGAACACATCACTGTTTTTATACGCTTCATACACCTGGCGTCCGCGCTGGAAACCCGGGAAATGGAAACGGTCGGCAATACCACGTTCGGCAGCCATATTGATCATGGCATTCAGCATATCACCCGAACCCGCCATTACGAAGCGAATGTTGCGTGAACGCTTCAACACTAAAGCCGCTGCTTCAACAAAGTATTCCGGTCCTTTCTGCATGGTAATACGTCCAAGGAACGTAACCACTTTTTCTTTCGGATGCTCCGGACGAGGTATATCCAGCAATTCCTGCGAAAGCGGATAAACCGCATTGTGCATAGCAAAACATTTACGAGGATCCTGGTGATATTCACGGATAACCGTCTGACGAGTCAGTTCCGATACACACATGATACAATCTGCATGATCCATACCGTTCTTCTCCATCGCATATACGGTTGGATTCACCTTTCCGCGTGAACGGTCGAAATCGGTAGCATGAACATGGATACACAAAGGTTTCCCGCTCACTAATTTGGCGTGTACGCCTGCCGGATAGGTCAACCAGTCATGTGCATGAATGATATCGAATTGCTGCTGTCGCGCAATAACACCGGCTATGATAGAAAAATTATTGATCTCGTCATGAAGATTCCCCGGATAACCTCCGGCAAACTCCATACATCCCAGATCATTGACATGCATGTGAGAGAAATCGGCATAAATATGGTCGCGGAAAGCATAATACTGTTCCGGGGTCATATAATGAGGCAGTCGCGACTTGAGATAATTATAATCAACATCACGCCACACAACAGGTACCTGATTCATACCTATGATGTTCAAAAAGCCTTCTTCTTCTCCGGTCGGCTTCGGAAGACAGAAAGTCGTTTCCACATCTCCCTGCAAACTCAATCCTTTAGTGATACCATAAGATGCAACTGCAAGACCACCATATATTTTGGGAGGAAATTCCCATCCAAACATTAATACTTTCATATTGGCTCCTCCTATTAATAATTGTATTTACTCAATAAATATAACACTCGCAATATTTCTGCCACATTCATAGCAAAAGAAACAGCACCGCGTCCTTTGAAAGGAGGATTACCATCAAACAGTTCTGAAATAGAACCGATACAGTGAGATGACATTTCATCTTCATAACCAATCAAATAGCGTTCAATAAAGCCCAGGGCACTCATTTTATAAATACGAAGATAAGCTTCGAAATAAAAACCTGCCAACCAAGGCCATGCAGTACCCTGATGATAAGCATAATCGCGCTGAATCTGAGCACCTACATAATTCGGATTATAACCTCCGCTCTTCGGACTCAACGAACGAAGACCTTTTGGCGTAAGCAATTCCTTCGTTACAATATCAAGCACTCCTTTTTTCTGACTGGCATTCAAAGGAGAGTAATCAAAAGCTACGGCAAATATCATATTAGGACGTACACTCCAGTCCATCATATTTCCATCCACATAGTCTAATAAATAACCGTACTCGTTCAAAAATGTTTCCACAAACGACTTGCCGCTTCTTTCTGCCAAAGCAGACAATTCTGTGCTTAAATTTTCATTTCCGGCTTCGCCCAGTAATTCACCGGTAAAGCGTAGGGCGTTATACCATAAAGTATTTATTTCTACGACAAAACCAGTTCTCGGTATTACAGGCCGGTCGTTGACGGTAGAGTTCATCCATGTAACGGCCTTCTCCGTTCCGCGAGCATACAGCAAACCGTTGTCGAGTAAAGACAAATTAGGATGTTTGTTGCTGCGAATAAATGCCATGATATCTTCCAACAATACACCGTATTTCTCACGACATGCATCACGCGACACCATTTTAGCATACTGCTGGATACACCACACAGCCCAAAGCAAAATGTCAGGATGCTCCATTTCATAGATTCTCAGGTCGCTTGGCTCATTATTCATGAAAGCATACACAGCTTTACGGGCTGTTTCCATCACGACTTCATATTTAGACTTTTCGTCGATAGCCAGCGTCAGTCCCGGCAAAGATATAAACATGTCGCGAGCGCGGCACTTGAACCAGGGATAACCGGCCAGGATATAATATTCACCACCTTGCTTATTCAAAAATTGGTGGGCAGCATTGATCAGACAATGTTTGAATGTGTCGCGCGGAGTACGCTCTTCCATCTCTTCTTCAAATGTCTTTTTCAACGCACGTGTATTCGTCTCGGAAACACCGCCGGAGAAAACGACACTTTCACCTTTCTTTATATCTACTTCAAAATATCCGGGCACATAGAGATCTTCATTAAAATCATATCCTCTCTCCTGCTCTTTCGGATATTCGATACCTCGATACCAGTCCGGTTGAAAATGAAACTCATTCTTTTTATTTAACTGCATATACAATTCGGGATATCCCGGATACATACATGTCTTGATACCGTTTGTGACAACCTGATACTCACGACTGGCCTGGGCATTCTCGTGCGTATACTGACGTACACTGCGAAACGCCAAAAACGGACGTAAGCGCAACGTTGTAGCAGAATGTGCATCCAGCAGCGTATATCGAATCAAAATTCGGTTTTCGTGATGAACAAAAAGCTTTTCTTTTTTCAAAACAACTCCACCTACCCTATAGATAGTGGTCGGCACTTTCTCACATTCAAACTCACGGATGTACTTATGTCCGTTCGGACTATAATTATCACCCTGATACTTATGAAGACCTAAATTAAATTCAGCCCCATGTTGTATAACTGTTTCATCCAACGATGATAACAACACATGGTTTTCATCATCTAGTTCTGGCACCGGAATGACAAGTAATCCATGATACTTTCGCGTGTTACAATCCGCGATAGTTGTGCAGTGATAGGCTCCCGAACGATTCGTACGAAGAATCTCCCTGGGTAGAGACTCCTCCAGGTTTGTCATAAGAGTCTTGTCAAATTTAAGATAACTCATAATTTTATATTTGGTTTTAAGTTTATGCTTATATAATTAAAATGTCATGATATTCCGATCAAATGTATCACATAAAAACTAAAAAAACAAACTCACTTTCATATTTATTTAGAAACTCCTTTAAAAAAAATATCTGGAAACATTGATAAATAACCATTTAGAAATCAAGCCACGACTCTGAATGTGTTATCAAACACATAAATAAATGTTAAAACAAGAAAAGGCTATACTCAATGAATATCTTAGAGTATCGAAAAAAAGAAGCATTAGAGAGACAACCCGCGAATGAGCACGAGAACTCAAGAGCAACAATTCCCCTGGAAAGGATACAAAATAAAGGATCTAAACAATATTTTCTGCTGATATAACTGGTTGTCGATAATTGTGGGCAAGCCTGTTGACAATTATGGGCAAGCCTGTCGACAACTGTCAACAAGCCTGCCCACAATTATCGACAACAAATTATATCGAATTATAAATCTATAAATCCATAGATGTTTGTTTCGTCAAAACAGGTATTTTTTTCCATCTTTGTACTCACAAATAAACTATTCATAAGAAGAAACGATTATATAATATATAATGTATAAGAAATATGACACAGACAGTAAATAATCCATTCTTTCAAAGATACAATACCCCTTTCGGAACTCCGCCTTTCAACGAAATAAAGACGGCTCATTACGAACCGGCTTTTGAGGAAGGCATCCGGCAACTGGATCAGGAAATACAGGATATTGCCAATAACAACCAACCTGCTACTTTTGAGAATACAATTGTAGCCCTGGAGCGTAGCGGCAAACTACTGGACAAAGTGAGTTCGGCCTTTTTTAATATACTCAATGCAGAAGCAGATGACGAAATGATGGATATTTCACAAAGAGTATCCCCAAAGCTGTCGGAAAGCTCCAACAATATATTTCTCAATGAAAAATTATTCGCACGGGTAAAAACTGTTTACGAACAGAAAGAACAACTCGCTCTTTCGCCCGAAGATGCTAAATTACTGGAAGATACTTTCGAATCATTTTCTGTTCGCGGTGCCAACCTGAGCGCGGATGATAAAGAGAAATACCGCAAACTCAGTACAGACCTGAGCGTACTATCCCTGACTTTCGATCAAAACGCGCTAAAAGATAAAAACAGGTATGAATTACTCCTTACCGATGAAAAAGACCTGGCAGGACTGCCCGAAAGCATACGTGAAGCTGCGGCCCACCGGGCAAAAGAGAAAGGGAAAGAAGGTTGGCTGTTTAACCTGACTGCTCCCAGCTACGTTCCATTCATGCGCTACTCGGCTTTACGCCCGTTACGCGAAACGATGTACCGGGAATATATGAGTGTCGGAAACAAAGGCGATGAATATGACAACAAAGAACTCATTCGCCGGATCGTCAATATCCGGCTGGAAATAGCCCGGCTGATGGGACACAGCACATACGCCGAATATTCGCTTAAAAGAACAATGGCTAAAACGCCAGCCAATGTTTACCATTTACTGGAACAATTGCTGGAGGCCTATAAACCGGTTGCCGTCAACGAATACAATGCCGTGCAAGGTTTTGCCATGGGAGCTGAAAAGGAGAACATCACCGTTATGCCCTGGGACTGGAGCTATTATTCCGAAAAACTGAAAGATATCCGTTTCAATGTAAACGATGAGATGACGCGCCCGTACTTCGAACTGAACAATGTTAAAAACGGAGTATTCGGACTTGCCACACAGTTATACGGTATCACTTTCAAGGAAAACAAGGAAATACCCGTTTACCATCCGGAAGTCGATGCCTACGAAGTATATGATGCCGACGGTAAGTTTCTCTCCATCCTGTATACCGACTTCCATCCGCGCGACGGGAAACAATCGGGAGCCTGGATGAACAGCATCAAGGAACAATATAGCGAGGCCGACGGTAATGACAGCCGTCCCCAGATCATCATCGTGATGAACTTCACGCGCCCGACGGAGACCAAACCGTCTCTATTGACTTTCGATGAAGTAAATACACTTTTGCATGAATTCGGACATGCCTTGCACGGAATGCTGGCCAAAGGAAAATATGCCAGCCTTTCCGGAACCAATGTGTACCGTGATTTTGTCGAACTCCCATCCCAGTTGATGGAAAACTGGTTGACGGAAAAAGAATTTCTAGATCAGATCGCCGTACATTACGAAACGGGAGAAAAGATACCGCAGGAACTTATCCGTAAACTGGTCGATGCTTCTAATTTCAACACAGGGTATTTCTGTTGCCGCCAGTTAAGTTTCGGCATGCTCGATATGGCATGGCATACACAGACGGAACCGTTTGAAGGAGATGTGATCGCTTTCGAAAAACAGGCATGGGCACGCACCGTTATTGTCCCTGAAGTCCCGGGTACATTGATGAGCAGCAGTTTCGGACATATCTTCTCCGGAGGATACGCTGCCGGGTATTACGGATACAAATGGGCTGAAGTACTGGATGCCGACGCATTCTCCGTCTTCAAGAAAAACGGGATATTCAACCGCGAAACAGCCCGGTCATTCCGGGAAAATATCCTTTCCAAAGGAGGAACGGAAGACCCGGCAGTCTTGTATAAACGTTTCCGCGGACAGGAACCGACCATCGACGCACTGCTCATCAGAAACGGCATCAAACAGGCTGAACCGAAAGCGAATGGCAATTGATATAAAAATAGCTAAACATACAATAGTTAAATCAATTATATTTACCTTTGCCAGCTAAAATAATAAGTACAAAATCAGGTAAACCATGTGCGAAAAAACAGAGAAGCAATATGAACTGGATAAACGTTATCTGAGAATGGCTGCAGTCTGGGCCGAAAATTCATATTGCAAACGGCGACAGGTCGGTGCACTGATAGTTAAGGACCAGATGATTATTTCCGATGGATACAACGGAACACCTGCCGGTTTTGAAAATGTCTGTGAAGATGAAAACAATGTAACCAAACCCTATGTGTTACATGCGGAAGCGAATGCCATTACAAAAGTGGCAGCATCTTCTAACAGCAGCAAAGGAGCTACGATCTACGTGACTTCGGCACCTTGTATAGAATGTGCCAAACTGATCATCCAATCGGGCATTAAGCGTGTTGTATATTCAGAAAAATACCGGATGGAAGACGGATGTAATTTATTGCAGCGCGCCGGTATTAGTATAGATTATATTGATATAAACGAATAAATATACGTTTTTATGGACAAAAACAGAAGGTTAACCATTTGGTTACCTGTTATCATTGCAGCAAGTATTGCCCTCGGTATCTTTATCGGGAACAATTATCTTTCTCTTACTCAACATGGCAAACGCCGGATGTTTTCCAGTGGAAATAAAATAAATGCCATACTCGATATTATCGACGAACAATATGTCGATACAGTCAATATGGGGAAGCTGGTGGAAGGCACAATACCTAAAATATTCAGCGAACTGGATCCTCACTCCGTTTATATTCCTGCCGAAGATGCAACGATCGTAAACGAAGACCTGGAAGGTTCATTCAGCGGTATCGGGGTTTCATTCAATATGCAGACAGATACTATCCTGGTGATCAGCGTCATCCCTAAAGGTCCAGCCGAAAAGGCCGGATTATTGCCGTTTGACCGTATCATCACGATTAACGACTCTATTTATTCCGGCAACAATACCAGCCAGGCGAAAATCATGCGTACCCTGCGCGGTGCGAAGAACAGCACGGTTAAGCTAGGCGTAAAGCGTGGAGGCGTTCCCGACCTGCTTTATTTTGATGTGACACGCGGCGACGTTCCGGTTAATTCCGTGGATGTTTCTTACGAAGTCAGCAAAGGTATCGGGTATATCAAAGTCAGCAAATTCGGACGGACAACCTATAACGAGTTTATCACGGCAATTGCCAAGCTGAAAGAAGCAGGATGCAGCTCCTTCGTTATCGACTTGCGCGGAAACACCGGCGGCTATATGGATGCTGCCATCAATATGGTCAACGAGTTCATGCCGGAAGGACGGCTCATCGTTTACACGGAAGGTAAAGCTTTCCCTAGAAACGACGTATATACCAATGGAACCGGCACCTGCAAGGAAGCTCCGATCGTTGTCCTGACAGACGAGTTCTCGGCTTCCGCCAGCGAAATCTTCTCCGGAGCTATTCAGGATAACGACCGTGGACTGATCGTCGGCCGCCGTACCTATGGAAAAGGCCTGGTTCAATCGCCGATCAAACTCAGCGACGGCTCTGAGATCAGGCTGACCATCGCCCGTTACTATACACCGTCGGGACGAAGCATCCAAAAAGATTATAAATTGGGAGACTCTGCCGACTATGACCAGGATTTGTATAACCGTTTCATTCATGGTGAATTTGATTCTGCCGACAGTATTAAAAATACGCACACAGAAAAGTATCACACCATGATCGGACGAACTGTATACGGCGGCGGCGGTATCATGCCGGATATTTTCATTCCGCGTGACACAAGTGGAATCACAACCTATTTCACCAGCATTGTGAACAGCGGAACACTTTACCTGTATGTTTTGGAATATTCTGATCAGAATCGTGAAAAGTTATCATCATTCAAGACTTATCAGGATCTGTACAAATATTTACAGTCTCAACCCTTGTTGTATGACTTCACGAACTTTGCAGCATCCAAAGGTATCAAGAAACGTCCGAACCTGATCAACATCTCCGGCAAACTGATTGAAAACCAACTGCAGGCCTATATCGTACGGAACTTCTTCGACGAAGCCGGATTCTATCCGATCTTCCTGAAAGACGATCCTACCTTACTTCGTGCCATCCAGATCATAAACGAAGGGAAATCCATTCCTACTTTAGAGAAAAAAGATGCAGACAAAGGAATTGCAAGAATCCAAGCAACACCTTCGAAAATACATAGCCTCGCTAAAGAGCTCGTACGAGAAGACTACACTGCTTGATTTTTCAGATAAAATACAGATGCGGCTGGAAGAGACTGAACTCTTCCGGCAGGCTCGCTGCATCGCTTTATACAATGCCATTCCCGGAGAAGTGCAGACTGCCGGTTTACTCGAAAAATGGTTTGATAAAAAACAACTTCTCCTGCCGTTAGTTGTCGGCAACGATCTGCGTTTATTACCTTACAAAGGTCTCGATACATTAAAACCCGGAGCTTTCGGCATTCTGGAACCGATCGATCCGAAAACGACAGTTCCGGAAACGGATATCGATCTGATTATTGTACCCGGCGTGGCATTCGACCGCCAATTGAACCGCATGGGACGCGGCAAAGGATATTACGACCGGTTATTATCAACTTTACAAGTGCCTAAAATTGGAATTTGTTTCGACTTTCAGCTACAGGACATGATTCCAATCGAACCTTTCGACAAGAAAATGGACATGATCATTACAGAAAAGGAAGTTATTACCGGATAATGATATCATGGATAACAGTTGCGCCGGCATATTCATTCAGGCTCTTCACCAGCCGCTCACGGCATAAAGTAAGCTCACTCCTCAATACGGCAGAAGTCAGCGATACATATAATATATGATCGCGTACATATATATTGCGCGTATACTGCATAACCATCGGTCCGAGCACCTCTTTCCAGGCACGTTCAACCCTGATCTCCAGGATCTTTTCATACAGTTCCGTATTATCTTCAAAGAAATCTCTCAGAACTTCACCGATTGCTTGTGTATTCTTCCGCTTCATTCCGCCTCCTCCATAGGTTGCACTTCACCTTGTTCTACTTTGAACAAAGCATAGTCATGATTCATCGCCTGCAATATTTCATCCAGATATTTACGGTTCGTATCCGTAATAAATATTTGCCCGAAACCATCGCCGCTCACCAGCTTAATGATCTCCGCCACACGTGAGGCATCCAGTTTGTCAAAGATATCATCCAGCAACAAGATCGGAGTCGTATTCCCTTTCTGAGCCAGAAAAGCAAACTGAGCCAACTTCAAAGCGATCAGGTACGTCTTATTCTGTCCCTGAGAGCCGACCCTGCGAATCAGGTTCTCATCCAAAGTCATTTCCAGCTCATCCTTGTGTATTCCATTGGAAGTATATCCTAAAATCCGGTCACGTTCCCTGTTGGCAGCCAGCGATTCCGACAAATCTTTCTCCTCCAACTGCGAGATATAACGCAAACCGACCCGTTCCGTCGAACGGCAGATCGTCTGGTAATATTCATTAAAGATAGGAATAAAACTCTCGACCAGCAACTGCCTCTTTTCAAAAACCATCCGTCCGTACATTCCCATCTGCATTTCCAGCACTTCATACAACGAGGCATCCATACTTTGATTTTTGAGAAGTACATTCCGTTGAAGCAACGCTTTGTTATATTGTATCAGGGCATGCAGGTATTGTTTGTCCTGTTGAGAAATGATCAGGTCTAGAAAGCGGCGGCGTTCATCACTTCCACCCCGGATCAAATCCGAATCCGCCGGTGAAACCATAACCAAAGGCAGCAACCCGATATGTTCGGACAGTTTATCATATTCCTTTTTATTCCGTTTGAACTGTTTCCGCTGCCGACGACGGATAGCACAGAAGATTTCCTCCGTCCTTCCCTCATAATCATACGCTCCCTGAATGACACACATATCCTGATCGTTGTTGATGATCTGTGTATCAGGCGTATTTATATGGCTCTTGCAAAACGAAAGATAATGGACCACATCCAGCAGGTTCGTCTTCCCCATCCCATTATTTCCAAAGAAACAATTCATTTTGGGTGAGAAAGCGACTTCCGCCTGAAGGATATTTTTATAATTGAGAATAGAAAGCTTTTTGAGTATCATCTGCACTTTATTAATCGTACAAAATTAAAAAATATACTTCTAAGTATAGATTATATCAGTAAAAAAAACTACTTTTGCGCTTTGAATTGCCATTGGCATAAATCAGTAGATAAAAATAATAAATAACTATAACACATTATGGCTACTAAGGAAAAAAACACCAACACGGAGTTAGAAGTAGAAGAAATTGTTTCGAAGTCGGAACAGTTCATTGAAAACAATTCAAAAAAGATCATTTACGGAATTATAGCTATCGCACTCGTTGTTGGAGCTGTTTTAGGAATTAAACACGGTTATTTGATTCCCCAGGAAAAGAAAGCAGCCGCTGCTATGTTTAAAGGAGAACAGTATTTTGCTAAGGACTCTTTCAATTTGGCATTGAACGGTAATGGCGCCGACTTCGACGGTTTTGAAGGAATCATCGACCAATATGGAAGCACGACTTCCGGCAATTTGGCAAAAGCTTATGCAGGTATCTGCTATTTCAAAATGGGTGATACGGAAAAAGCTCTTGACAAACTGAAATCATTCAGCGGAGACGACAACATGATTTCTCCGGTTATCATCGGTCTGATCGGTGACTGTTATGTAAATATGGGTAACATCAAAGAAGGCATCAGTTATTTCGAAAAAGCTGCCAAGAAAGCAGACAACGAAGTGATCAGCCCGGTTTACCTGAAGAAAGCCGGTATCGCTTACGAAAACCAAAAACAGTATAGCGATGCAGTTAAAGCATACACGACTATCAAGGAAAAATATTTCAATTCAATGGAGGCTGCCGATATCGATAAGTATATCGCCCGCGCTTCTGCTGCTAAATAATATAATTCATACGATATAAACTATATAAGAGGATGTCCCGTCAAAAAAGGCATCCTTTTATTTTAAATATAGAGTTATGGCTACAGCTTATCAAAATTTATCAGATTACGACTTCAACAGCGTTCCGGACGGCTCTGAAATGACCTTCGGTATTGTAGTCGCAGAGTGGAATAAGCACATCACAGAGAAATTACTGGAAGGTGCCTGCAACACACTGGAAAAACATGGCGTGAAACCGGAGAATATATATGTTAAACGTGTACCGGGTAGTTTTGAACTGACTTTCGGTGCAAAACGTATGGCTGAAACAAAAGATGTGAACGCTGTGATCGTTTTAGGATGCGTCGTGAGAGGCGACACTCCGCATTTTGATTATGTTTGCTCAGGCGTTACCCAAGGTATTACCGAACTGAATCTGATGTATGATATTCCATTCATTTTCGGTCTGTTAACTACTGACAACATGCAGCAATCAGAAGATCGTGCAGGCGGTAAGTACGGAAATAAAGGGGATGAAGCAGCAGTGACAGCATTAAAAATGATACATTTTTCTGACTAAACGCTTGCAGGTTTCAAAAATAATCGTACCTTTGCATCGCAATTGAAAATAATAGGGGCAGTTACCAGAGTGGCCAAATGGGGCTGACTGTAACTCAGCTGTCTTTCGACTTCGGTGGTTCGAATCCATCACTGCCCACTAACTTTTCAAAAGCAATTAAAATTGCGGAAGTAGCTCAGTTGATAGAGCATTAGCCTTCCAAGCTGAGGGTCGCGGGTTTGAGCCCCGTCTTCCGCTCTCAAGAAAAGGATAATCGAAAGGTTATCCTTTTTTTGTATATAAAAATCCCGACTTTCACAAGCCGGGATTTTCCGATTTAACCAAAACTTATGAAAAATTACGAAAATCAA
This is a stretch of genomic DNA from Parabacteroides chongii. It encodes these proteins:
- a CDS encoding glycosyltransferase family 4 protein, which translates into the protein MKVLMFGWEFPPKIYGGLAVASYGITKGLSLQGDVETTFCLPKPTGEEEGFLNIIGMNQVPVVWRDVDYNYLKSRLPHYMTPEQYYAFRDHIYADFSHMHVNDLGCMEFAGGYPGNLHDEINNFSIIAGVIARQQQFDIIHAHDWLTYPAGVHAKLVSGKPLCIHVHATDFDRSRGKVNPTVYAMEKNGMDHADCIMCVSELTRQTVIREYHQDPRKCFAMHNAVYPLSQELLDIPRPEHPKEKVVTFLGRITMQKGPEYFVEAAALVLKRSRNIRFVMAGSGDMLNAMINMAAERGIADRFHFPGFQRGRQVYEAYKNSDVFVMPSVSEPFGIAPLEAMQCGTPSIISKQSGCGEILDKVIKTDYWDINAMADAIYSICTNESLFKYLQEEGKKEVDSITWEKVGLRIRALYEDVLKNYGK
- a CDS encoding glycogen debranching enzyme N-terminal domain-containing protein; translation: MSYLKFDKTLMTNLEESLPREILRTNRSGAYHCTTIADCNTRKYHGLLVIPVPELDDENHVLLSSLDETVIQHGAEFNLGLHKYQGDNYSPNGHKYIREFECEKVPTTIYRVGGVVLKKEKLFVHHENRILIRYTLLDAHSATTLRLRPFLAFRSVRQYTHENAQASREYQVVTNGIKTCMYPGYPELYMQLNKKNEFHFQPDWYRGIEYPKEQERGYDFNEDLYVPGYFEVDIKKGESVVFSGGVSETNTRALKKTFEEEMEERTPRDTFKHCLINAAHQFLNKQGGEYYILAGYPWFKCRARDMFISLPGLTLAIDEKSKYEVVMETARKAVYAFMNNEPSDLRIYEMEHPDILLWAVWCIQQYAKMVSRDACREKYGVLLEDIMAFIRSNKHPNLSLLDNGLLYARGTEKAVTWMNSTVNDRPVIPRTGFVVEINTLWYNALRFTGELLGEAGNENLSTELSALAERSGKSFVETFLNEYGYLLDYVDGNMMDWSVRPNMIFAVAFDYSPLNASQKKGVLDIVTKELLTPKGLRSLSPKSGGYNPNYVGAQIQRDYAYHQGTAWPWLAGFYFEAYLRIYKMSALGFIERYLIGYEDEMSSHCIGSISELFDGNPPFKGRGAVSFAMNVAEILRVLYLLSKYNY
- a CDS encoding M3 family metallopeptidase, yielding MTQTVNNPFFQRYNTPFGTPPFNEIKTAHYEPAFEEGIRQLDQEIQDIANNNQPATFENTIVALERSGKLLDKVSSAFFNILNAEADDEMMDISQRVSPKLSESSNNIFLNEKLFARVKTVYEQKEQLALSPEDAKLLEDTFESFSVRGANLSADDKEKYRKLSTDLSVLSLTFDQNALKDKNRYELLLTDEKDLAGLPESIREAAAHRAKEKGKEGWLFNLTAPSYVPFMRYSALRPLRETMYREYMSVGNKGDEYDNKELIRRIVNIRLEIARLMGHSTYAEYSLKRTMAKTPANVYHLLEQLLEAYKPVAVNEYNAVQGFAMGAEKENITVMPWDWSYYSEKLKDIRFNVNDEMTRPYFELNNVKNGVFGLATQLYGITFKENKEIPVYHPEVDAYEVYDADGKFLSILYTDFHPRDGKQSGAWMNSIKEQYSEADGNDSRPQIIIVMNFTRPTETKPSLLTFDEVNTLLHEFGHALHGMLAKGKYASLSGTNVYRDFVELPSQLMENWLTEKEFLDQIAVHYETGEKIPQELIRKLVDASNFNTGYFCCRQLSFGMLDMAWHTQTEPFEGDVIAFEKQAWARTVIVPEVPGTLMSSSFGHIFSGGYAAGYYGYKWAEVLDADAFSVFKKNGIFNRETARSFRENILSKGGTEDPAVLYKRFRGQEPTIDALLIRNGIKQAEPKANGN
- a CDS encoding dCMP deaminase family protein — translated: MCEKTEKQYELDKRYLRMAAVWAENSYCKRRQVGALIVKDQMIISDGYNGTPAGFENVCEDENNVTKPYVLHAEANAITKVAASSNSSKGATIYVTSAPCIECAKLIIQSGIKRVVYSEKYRMEDGCNLLQRAGISIDYIDINE
- a CDS encoding S41 family peptidase; translated protein: MDKNRRLTIWLPVIIAASIALGIFIGNNYLSLTQHGKRRMFSSGNKINAILDIIDEQYVDTVNMGKLVEGTIPKIFSELDPHSVYIPAEDATIVNEDLEGSFSGIGVSFNMQTDTILVISVIPKGPAEKAGLLPFDRIITINDSIYSGNNTSQAKIMRTLRGAKNSTVKLGVKRGGVPDLLYFDVTRGDVPVNSVDVSYEVSKGIGYIKVSKFGRTTYNEFITAIAKLKEAGCSSFVIDLRGNTGGYMDAAINMVNEFMPEGRLIVYTEGKAFPRNDVYTNGTGTCKEAPIVVLTDEFSASASEIFSGAIQDNDRGLIVGRRTYGKGLVQSPIKLSDGSEIRLTIARYYTPSGRSIQKDYKLGDSADYDQDLYNRFIHGEFDSADSIKNTHTEKYHTMIGRTVYGGGGIMPDIFIPRDTSGITTYFTSIVNSGTLYLYVLEYSDQNREKLSSFKTYQDLYKYLQSQPLLYDFTNFAASKGIKKRPNLINISGKLIENQLQAYIVRNFFDEAGFYPIFLKDDPTLLRAIQIINEGKSIPTLEKKDADKGIARIQATPSKIHSLAKELVREDYTA
- a CDS encoding 5-formyltetrahydrofolate cyclo-ligase — translated: MASLKSSYEKTTLLDFSDKIQMRLEETELFRQARCIALYNAIPGEVQTAGLLEKWFDKKQLLLPLVVGNDLRLLPYKGLDTLKPGAFGILEPIDPKTTVPETDIDLIIVPGVAFDRQLNRMGRGKGYYDRLLSTLQVPKIGICFDFQLQDMIPIEPFDKKMDMIITEKEVITG
- a CDS encoding DUF721 domain-containing protein, with product MKRKNTQAIGEVLRDFFEDNTELYEKILEIRVERAWKEVLGPMVMQYTRNIYVRDHILYVSLTSAVLRSELTLCRERLVKSLNEYAGATVIHDIIIR